CAACATTTGCTCGTCTTTAAATGCCCCGTCCAGTAACGTTTCCGAAAAGCCTTTAATTGACGTAATCGGCGTGCGTAATTCATGCGAAACATTGGCCACAAAGTCTTTACGAATTTGCTCAAGTCGTACGAGCTCTGAAATATCATGCATGACAATAACAACACCTAGCCATCGCCCGTGTTCTCCGACAACCGGTGCCCCGTACACTTGCTCATTGTACTCCTCATCACCAATTTCCATCACAAGCTGCTGACGATACGGCATTTCCGTTAAGAAAACATGATCGATAAACTTCTCTAGCTGCTTTGGTAACCCTAAGGCCATAAAGCTTTTCCCGATTAACTGTTCAGTTGGGAGTTCAAATAGCTTTTGAAACTTTCGATTCACAATGGAAATATTCCCCTCCCGGTCAATCATCATGAGCGCACTCCCCATATTTTCAATGAGTGTTTTTAAGCGCTCTTCTTCAATCATCCGTGTTTTTGTAATATCTTGAAGATTACGGGCTAGAATATTGATAGAGTTCCGGAGCTCTACGACAATTCGAGGCCCATTTGCAAAGGCACGCGCGCGGTAATTGCCCCTAGCTAGCTCAAATGCGGTTTTTGTAATATTAACAATCGGCGTCACAAAGTTTGATGCCACTTTGTGCGCCATAAACGCCATGATGATTAGTCCGACGATCAGTAACGTAGTAACAATTACATAAAGCTTCATTTTCAATTGCATATAATCATCGGATTCAATATCAACCGTATACGTTTCCGTTAATGCCTTTTTTTGCGTTTCTGTTAATTCAATTTGTTCATCTGCTAATACTTGCTCCATTTGGACAATATTTTTTTCTTTTGCAATCGTATAATATTCATCTGCATAAAAAGGAAAAAGCTGTCCTATGAATAACCCTAGAACAGCTAAACCTGACCCAATAACAAAAATGAACGAATAAAATAAACGATTTTTCATCATATTCATTATTTCTTTGGCTCCTCAAATTTATAGCCTAATCCCCGTATCGTTTTAATGTAGATCGGTTTACGGCTATTTTCTTCAATTTTATCGCGTAAATGACTAATATGCACATCGACAATACGCGTATCTCCAGCGAAATCATAATTCCATACTGCGCTTAGTAGTTGATCACGCGTTAAGACACGATTTTTATTTTCTAATAAATACACTAAAAGCTCGAATTCCTTCGGTGTAAATTCTAAAGCCTCTTCATTTATAAATGCTTCAAAGCGTTCTGGATATACTTTTAATTCGCCAAAAGCATGCACGACTTCACTCGACTCCGTAACTTCCTCAACAATCGGACCAGAAAAACGACGTAATACGGCCTTCACGCGAGCAATTACCTCACGCGGACTAAACGGCTTTGTCATATAATCATCTGCACCCAGCTCTAAGCCTAATACTTTATCAAACTCGTCATCACGCGCTGTTAACATAATAATTGGGACATTAATACGTAAACGACGAAGTTCTTTACACACTTCTACCCCGTCTAGCTTCGGTAGCATTAAATCTAAAAGCATTAAATCTGGCGTGCGTTCAACTGCTGTATCAAGTCCCGATTGACCATCATGTGCCAGTAAAACATCAAAGCCAGCTTGCTCTAAATTATATTTTAATAATGTAGCAATCGGTAATTCATCTTCTACTACTAAAACCGTTTTCGTCATGTCTATATCCTCCAAAATTGATTTGAAACCCCCATCTCAAATCAACGACTTCATTTGTCTGGTAGTGAAACGATTCTTTGAAATACGGTAACTCAAAGCGTTACTCTCATAGTAACAACTTTTTTCAAAAAGTACAATTATTGAAAAGCTCATAAAGAAAAGCTTAAGCACATGGATATGCTCAAGCTTTGATTATTATTACACTAATGCCTTCATGACATCTCGAACTGCGTCTGCCGAATGATCTAATGCTTGTTTTTCGTCAGCCGTTAATTCGATTTCAAATACTTTTTCGATTCCCTCAGCGCCAAGTAAAGCCGGTACACCTAAATAAATACCCTCGTAGCCATACTCGCCTTCTAAGTAAGCAATCGATGGTAAAATACGTTTTTGATCTTTTAAAATAGCTTCGGCCATTTCAACCATTGCTGCAGCTGGTGCGTAATATGCAGAACCATTTCCTAGTAAGTTAACGATTTCACCACCGCCACCGCGTGTACGTTGCACGATTTCTGCTAAGCGTTCTGCTGAAATTAAGCTTTCAAGTGGCACACCGCCGATTGTTGCAAGACGCGTCAGTGGTACCATAGTGTCACCGTGACCACCTAGTACTAATGCCGTAATATCTTTAACGGATACATTTAACTCCTCTGCTACAAATGCACGGAAGCGCG
The sequence above is a segment of the Solibacillus sp. FSL H8-0523 genome. Coding sequences within it:
- a CDS encoding ATP-binding protein, which codes for MNMMKNRLFYSFIFVIGSGLAVLGLFIGQLFPFYADEYYTIAKEKNIVQMEQVLADEQIELTETQKKALTETYTVDIESDDYMQLKMKLYVIVTTLLIVGLIIMAFMAHKVASNFVTPIVNITKTAFELARGNYRARAFANGPRIVVELRNSINILARNLQDITKTRMIEEERLKTLIENMGSALMMIDREGNISIVNRKFQKLFELPTEQLIGKSFMALGLPKQLEKFIDHVFLTEMPYRQQLVMEIGDEEYNEQVYGAPVVGEHGRWLGVVIVMHDISELVRLEQIRKDFVANVSHELRTPITSIKGFSETLLDGAFKDEQMLLSFLTIIHDESNRIEVLVNDLLELSKIERHGFTLDIIPTKLQDILVRIVDLTSAQLESKHMQFEVEIEQDAVILGDVNRLMQIFTNLVNNAISYSKEETTVTLRISANDEYGIFEVKDEGIGIEKAEVSRIFERFYRVDRARSRNSGGTGLGLSIAKHLIEAHHGKIQVTSEVGEGTSMKVYLPLKK
- a CDS encoding response regulator transcription factor gives rise to the protein MTKTVLVVEDELPIATLLKYNLEQAGFDVLLAHDGQSGLDTAVERTPDLMLLDLMLPKLDGVEVCKELRRLRINVPIIMLTARDDEFDKVLGLELGADDYMTKPFSPREVIARVKAVLRRFSGPIVEEVTESSEVVHAFGELKVYPERFEAFINEEALEFTPKEFELLVYLLENKNRVLTRDQLLSAVWNYDFAGDTRIVDVHISHLRDKIEENSRKPIYIKTIRGLGYKFEEPKK
- the mdh gene encoding malate dehydrogenase; amino-acid sequence: MSTKRKKIAVIGSGYTGATAAFIAAQKELGDVVILDLPASENPTKGKALDMWETAPVQGFDSYVHGTSNYDDIADSDIVLVTAGVARKPGMSRDDLVQINQSVMKTVAQEVARTSPNAIIIVLTNPVDAMTYTVFKESGFPKNRVIGQSGVLDTARFRAFVAEELNVSVKDITALVLGGHGDTMVPLTRLATIGGVPLESLISAERLAEIVQRTRGGGGEIVNLLGNGSAYYAPAAAMVEMAEAILKDQKRILPSIAYLEGEYGYEGIYLGVPALLGAEGIEKVFEIELTADEKQALDHSADAVRDVMKALV